The following are encoded together in the Oncorhynchus masou masou isolate Uvic2021 chromosome 5, UVic_Omas_1.1, whole genome shotgun sequence genome:
- the LOC135528377 gene encoding mucin-3A-like: MAPDLPEWTEFTPNTQSLSVDLFPPHSSLLYLPLHSLSTPPPPTLPASSLSFHPTPSYSTCLFTLSFHPTPSYSTCLFTLSFHPTPSYSTCLFTLSLSTPLLPTLPAPSLSLSLSFHPTPSYSTCLFTLSFHPTPSYSTCLFTLSFHRTPSYSTCLFTLSFHPTPSYSTCLFTLSFHPTPSYSTCLFTLSFHPTPSYSTCLFTLSFHPTPSYSTCLFTLSLSFHPTLSYTTCLFTLSFHPNPSYSTCLFTLSFHSTPSYSTCLFTLFPPYSFLLYLPLHSLSFHPTPSYSTCLFTLSLSTPLPPTLPASSLSLSLSLSPLYSYLVWLEER, from the exons ATGGCCCCAGATCTACCTGAATGGACTGAATTCACCCCCAACACACAGTCA CTCTCCGTTGATCTCTTTCCACCCCACTCCTCCCTACTCTACCTGCCTCTTCACTCTctttccaccccaccccctcctacTCTACCTGCCTCTTCACTCTctttccaccccaccccctcctacTCTACctgtctcttcactctctctttccaccccacTCCCTCCTACTCTACCTgcctcttcactctctctttccaccccacTCCCTCCTACTCTACCtgcctcttcactctctctctttccaccccacTCCTTCCTACTCTACCtgccccttcactctctctct ctctctctttccaccccacTCCCTCCTACTCTACCTgcctcttcactctctctttccaccccacTCCCTCCTACTCTACCTgcctcttcactctctctttccaccgTACTCCCTCCTACTCTACCTgcctcttcactctctctttccaccccacTCCCTCCTACTCTACctgtctcttcactctctctttccaccccacTCCCTCCTACTCTACCTgcctcttcactctctctttccaccccacTCCCTCCTACTCTACCTgcctcttcactctctctttccaccctACTCCTTCCTACTCTACCtgcctcttcactctctctctctctttccaccccactctctcctacACTACCTgcctcttcactctctctttccaccctAATCCTTCCTACTCTACCTGCctcttcactctctccttccactcCACTCCCTCCTACTCTACCTGCCTCTTCACTCTCTTTCCACCCTACTCCTTCCTACTCTACCtgcctcttcactctctctctttccaccccacTCCTTCCTACTCTACCtgcctcttcactctctctctttccaccccacTCCCTCCTACTCtacctgcctcttctctctctctctctctctctctctctcctctttattcaTATTTGGTCTGGTTGGAGGAGAGATGA